One stretch of Nicotiana tabacum cultivar K326 chromosome 18, ASM71507v2, whole genome shotgun sequence DNA includes these proteins:
- the LOC107785846 gene encoding CEN-like protein 1: MASRVVEPLVVARVIGEVVDSFNPSVKLNVIYNGSKQVFNGHELMPAVIAAKPRVEIGGEDMRSAYTLIMTDPDVPGPSDPYLREHLHWIVTDIPGSTDSSFGREIVSYESPKPVIGIHRYVLLLYKQSGRQTVKPAATRDHFNTRRYTAENGLGSPVAAVYFNAQRETAARRR, encoded by the exons ATGGCTTCTAGGGTTGTTGAACCACTTGTTGTTGCACGAGTGATAGGAGAAGTAGTAGACAGTTTCAACCCAAGTGTGAAACTGAATGTGATATACAACGGGAGCAAACAAGTATTTAATGGGCATGAACTCATGCCTGCTGTCATTGCTGCTAAACCTCGTGTCGAGATTGGTGGCGAAGACATGCGATCTGCTTACACCctt ATCATGACCGACCCAGATGTTCCAGGTCCTAGTGATCCTTACTTGAGGGAACACCTCCACTG GATTGTTACAGATATTCCTGGTTCCACTGATTCCTCGTTCG GAAGGGAAATAGTGAGCTACGAGAGCCCAAAGCCAGTGATTGGGATTCACCGATATGTGTTACTATTGTATAAACAAAGCGGAAGGCAAACAGTGAAACCAGCAGCAACAAGAGACCATTTCAACACTCGAAGGTATACGGCTGAGAATGGATTGGGAAGCCCAGTTGCCGCTGTCTACTTCAATGCCCAGAGAGAAACTGCTGCCAGAAGAAGATGA